Sequence from the Patescibacteria group bacterium genome:
TTTACCTGCCATAGAAAAAGTTAGATCTATGGGCAAGAAAATAGAGTATATAGGATCTTCTATTAAGCCGTCTCTGGCTCTGGTGGCAAATTCTGATATAAGGAGATTATTAATAAAAGAGGAATTAGAGCAATTTATTAAATCTGTGTAGATGTTTGACATCTACACCATCCACACGAAAACACTTAATTTATTAGATTAAAAATATGTATAAACAAATTATTGAAAATGTTAAAAAAGAGCTTGATAAACTGGTGGATTTTTTTAAGAGAGAAATGCAGCAAGTTCGTTCTGGCACTGCTAGTCCGGTTTTGGTTGAAGATATAGTGGTTGATTGCTTTGGGTCTAAATTGCCGATTAAGCAATTGGCGAGCATTTCTTGCCCAGAGCCAAGGCAGATTTTGATTCAGCCATGGACCAATGAATATTTGGGGGCTATTGAAAAAGCGCTCCAGCAGGCGGACTTGGGCACTTCTCCTGTGGTTGACGGAAGGGCTATCAGGATTAGTTTACCACCACTCACCGGAGAGTTTCGCGAAAAACTTATTCAGCAAATTTCCCAGAAAGCAGAGGAATCATATCAGACATTAAGAAGGTGGCGGGATGATGCTTGGAAAGAAATCCAAAATAAATTCAATCAAAAAGAGATTTCAGAAGATGACAAATTCAAGGCAAAGGATGAGCTTCAGGAAGTAATAGATGAATACCATAAAAAAATAGAAGAGATTAGGGAACATAAAAAGAAAGAGATATTAGAATAATATATGTTATTAGTCATAATTGTTTTTCTTCTTATTTTCAGCTTTGTAATTCTTGCTCACGAATTTGGGCATTTTATAGTTGCTAGAAAATCAGGAGTTAGGATTGATGAATTCGGAATCGGCTATCCTCCAAGAATTTGGGGCAAGAAGATAAGGGGCGTCACATACTCTATTAATTGGATCCCTTTTGGTGGATTTGTAAAGATATATGGAGAAAATTCCGAGAAGGAAACGCTGAAGGATTCTGATAGTTTTTGCTCTAAGTCGCCAAAAATCAAGGCAGGAATACTTTTAGCTGGTATCGGAGCTAATTTGTTTGTTGCAATTATTTTCTTTTATTTCCTTTTAGGATTTCATAATTTTCAAACATTTCAGAGCCAATTCTTTGATTATCAATTTCCTTTTGGTCAGCAAAATGATTATCCAATGATTTCAGAGGTCTTAGACGGTTCGCCAGCCCAAGAAGCAGGCATAAATGAATTTGATGTGGTTATTGCAGGAAATGAAGAGTATTTTTCTAATTCAGATGAACTTATTAATTTTATTGACCAAAATAGAGGAGAAGAAATTACGCTTTATCTCGCAAACGCCCATAATCCAAACGAAGAAAAAATAGTCAAACTCGTGCCGAGAATTGACCCTCCAGAGAATAGCGGAGCTATCGGAGTGATGTTAGGAGATGTGAGTCGTCTTTCATACCAAGGTATTCCCAATAAGGCATTTTCAGGAGTGTTGCATACGCTGAATCTTGGACATTTTACATTCAGCGCGCTTGGACATTTAATAAAAATTTCTATAGTTGAGGGTGATATAAGGCCGCTTTCTACTTCATTTTCAGGCCCAGTAGGCATTTTGGCATTTACCAAATTAAGTATGGCTGGCGGGGTCTGGCAATTATTCTATTTTATAGCAGCCATTTCTCTTGGTTTGGCAGTGATAAATATTTTGCCGATTCCGGCTGCTGATGGCGGAAGGTTGGTATTCGTGATTTATGAAGCCATTTTCAAAAAGAGAGCGCCCGCAAGAGTCGAGCGGGCAGTAAATGCTTTTGGAATGTTTTTTCTATTAGCGCTATTCCTTATAATTACCATTAAAGACATAATACAATTTAAAGATATATTAATAAAATGAGACAATCCAAATTATTTTACAAAAGCAAAAAAGATGTTCCTAAGGATATAGATGCTATAAGCCATCAGTATTTATATCGTGGCGACTTTATAGACCAGCTTGGTTCAGGTATTTATAGTTTTTTGCCTTTGGGTTGGACGGTCCACCAAAAAGTCGCTCAAATTATCAGGGAAGAGATGCTCGAGATTGGAGCGCAGGAAGTTTTTCTGCCAATGATGCATCCAAAAGCAATTTGGCAGAAGACAGGTAGGTGGGATAAAATGTCGCCACCGCTTTTTAAGCTTAAAGACAGCCATAACAAAGAATTTGCCCTTGGCTCAACCCACGAAGAGATAATGGCGAAAATTGCCAAAGATAGAATATCATCATACAAGGATTTGCCTTTTTATTTGTTTCAAATTCAGACCAAATTTAGGAATGAGATAAGGTTTAACGGAGGGCTTCTTCGCACAAGAGAATTTGCGATGAAGGATTTATACAGTTTCCACGCTGATGAAAAAGATTTTCAGAATTATTATCTCAAAGTGGCAAAAAGTTATTTAAAGATTTTTAAGAGGTGCGGGTTGTCAGTAAAAATGGTGGAGGCATCCGGAGAAGGGTTCACGAGTTCTTTTACTCATGAATTTCAGGCGCTTTCGCCAGTTGGCGAAGATACGATTATTTATTGTCCAAAAAGTGATTTCGCCCAGAATAAGGAAATCGCAAAAAATAAAGAGGGCGATAAATGTCCGAAGTGCGGGGCAATACTGAAGCAATCAAGAGGCGTAGAAGTCGGCAATATTTTCCCATTGGGCACAAAATATTCTGAACCATTTGACCTGTCTTTTATAGACAAGGATGGAAAAAAGAAATTAGTTATTATGGCCTCCTATGGCATTGGAGTTGGGCGGCTTATAGCAACGATTGTTGAGGCAAACCATGACGACAATGGAATTATCTGGCCCAAAGAAGTTGCTCCTTATGCGGTTCATTTAGTGCCAATAGACCTTAAGGATAAGAAAATCAAGGAGCAGGCAGACAGGATTTATGACCATTTACAAAAGACCAAGGTTGAAGTATTATACGATGACAGAATGGATGTTGGGCCTGGGCAAAAATTGATTGAGTCGGACTTGATAGGCATCCCATTGAGAATTGTCATAAGCGCGAAGACGTTGGAAAAAGACAGTGTTGAAGTTAAAGAAAGAAGCAAAAAACAAGTCAAGTTTGTTAAAATTAAGGAATTATAATCTTGAATTTTTAACTGTAACTTTTGATTTTCAATTATGTTTAATCCTTTTTCTAATTTAAAGAAAGAT
This genomic interval carries:
- the frr gene encoding ribosome recycling factor, translated to MYKQIIENVKKELDKLVDFFKREMQQVRSGTASPVLVEDIVVDCFGSKLPIKQLASISCPEPRQILIQPWTNEYLGAIEKALQQADLGTSPVVDGRAIRISLPPLTGEFREKLIQQISQKAEESYQTLRRWRDDAWKEIQNKFNQKEISEDDKFKAKDELQEVIDEYHKKIEEIREHKKKEILE
- a CDS encoding site-2 protease family protein, producing MLLVIIVFLLIFSFVILAHEFGHFIVARKSGVRIDEFGIGYPPRIWGKKIRGVTYSINWIPFGGFVKIYGENSEKETLKDSDSFCSKSPKIKAGILLAGIGANLFVAIIFFYFLLGFHNFQTFQSQFFDYQFPFGQQNDYPMISEVLDGSPAQEAGINEFDVVIAGNEEYFSNSDELINFIDQNRGEEITLYLANAHNPNEEKIVKLVPRIDPPENSGAIGVMLGDVSRLSYQGIPNKAFSGVLHTLNLGHFTFSALGHLIKISIVEGDIRPLSTSFSGPVGILAFTKLSMAGGVWQLFYFIAAISLGLAVINILPIPAADGGRLVFVIYEAIFKKRAPARVERAVNAFGMFFLLALFLIITIKDIIQFKDILIK